Proteins encoded within one genomic window of Natator depressus isolate rNatDep1 chromosome 1, rNatDep2.hap1, whole genome shotgun sequence:
- the BPGM gene encoding bisphosphoglycerate mutase, with amino-acid sequence MTKYKLVLLRHGEGAWNKENRFCSWVDQKLSSNGIKEARNCGKHLKALGFQFDQVFTSILSRSIQTAWLVLEEMGQEWVPTQSSWRLNERHYGALIGLNRAEMALNHGEDQVKIWRRSYDVTPPPITESHPYYKEIYDDRRYKCCDVSQDKLPMAESLKEVLERLLPYWNEKIAPELKSGKVILISAHGNSTRALLKHLEGISDEDIVNVTLPTGVPVLLELDENLHPLGRHQFLGDQEAIQAAIRKVEDQGKVQPVEKK; translated from the exons ATGACTAAGTACAAACTTGTTCTGTTAAGACATGGAGAAGGAGCCTGGAACAAAGAGAACCGCTTTTGCAGCTGGGTGGATCAGAAGCTGAGCAGCAATGGGATAAAGGAAGCTCGGAACTGTGGGAAACACCTCAAAGCGCTAGGTTTTCAGTTTGACCAGGTGTTTACATCCATCCTAAGCCGTTCTATTCAGACTGCTTGGCTGGTGTTAGAAGAGATGGGGCAAGAATGGGTTCCCACCCAAAGTTCGTGGCGTCTGAACGAACGCCACTACGGTGCACTGATAGGTCTCAACAGAGCAGAAATGGCTCTGAACCATGGTGAAGACCAAGTGAAAATATGGAGAAGAAGCTATGATGTTACTCCACCTCCCATAACTGAATCTCATCCTTACTACAAAGAGATCTATGATGATCGCAGATATAAATGCTGTGATGTGTCGCAGGACAAACTCCCAATGGCTGAAAGCTTAAAAGAAGTTCTGGAGAGACTCCTTCCTTATTGGAATGAAAAGATAGCACCAGAACTGAAAAGCGGCAAAGTGATCCTTATATCTGCTCATGGAAACAGCACGAGGGCACTGCTCAAGCATCTGGAAG GCATCTCCGATGAGGATATAGTTAATGTTACCCTCCCCACTGGCGTGCCTGTGCTCCTTGAACTCGATGAGAATCTGCACCCTCTTGGCCGTCACCAGTTTCTAGGTGATCAAGAGGCTATCCAAGCTGCCATCAGAAAAGTGGAAGATCAAGGGAAAGTCCAACCTGTTGAGAAGAAATAA